Genomic segment of Vitis riparia cultivar Riparia Gloire de Montpellier isolate 1030 chromosome 19, EGFV_Vit.rip_1.0, whole genome shotgun sequence:
taattatgtttagAGGATTAACATAGTTATTCTTTTTGGTCTAGAAATTCTTTTTGGTCTATGAATTTCTAATGGTgactattaagttattttttaagttgtatttttttaattaatagatTTATTAAGGAATCCGTTGCATTAATTCTTACTTACTTAATTTGAAGTCTATTTGTgtagtaagaaaattaaaaatatataatttcaaagaaatatctatattttagatcaatttttgcttataaatttatgatattaattggGTTTAGCATTCAATTTTCgaaattgtcttttaaaatcattaatctcttattaaaaataaataaaattaagggtGCATAAGGTGCAGACAACCATGTCTAACCCATTTAacgtttttttataatatttataatacatattattctatataataatattcattttctttttcaaaatttaagaaaaaaatatgaaattatattatattatatatttttcacttttaaaaaaatatatatatatatataaatttatgtttatatattaaaattttgtcctatttattatttaaatttcatataaatgcattaaaaaagtttttcttttttgaaaaatattatagatagattttgaattatatacCCGACCTACCCAAACTCAACCCATCAACTCAAGGCTAACTTAAACAACACGaacttagaaaataaaatatttttaaataacatttttaattgttttcaattattttcactttcctttaagactatttaaaaattaattatacaaagatgtaaaatgattgaaaataaactactacacataaaaattattttttaaaacatatttaaaaataagttaaaaacaaccCACCTATGTCGTAGTCCCATATGTCCCACATCTATGTTGTAACCCTATATGCCCCGCAACtcgtcatatatatatatatatacacctaCATCcaattgttcatttttttatatcgAGAAGTGTGCCGTATACCTAGTATTTTGCTTCTATATTATCGAATACCTATAATCTAAGTTATTGTCTCTctcaaaatcctttttttttcttttatttatctattaaaaattgttttatcttGATTGGCTAATTAACTTgtggaatttgattttgatttggattATATAACTTGCAATTAGTAAATCGGTTGTAATCATCATTCATGAtaattggtaaaaaaaaatgattcatgtaatttttattatgttttaatattaTGGTGAATATCATTCGGTCCCCTCTCTCTAGAAAATTATTCGTGTCaccattttcaaatttgtagaaaaaatagatattattttaataattatcgtgttaaaaacaaagaaaaaagaatcgtgttattgaaaaataaaatattttaatcatttccCTCCTAGAAATTCTCTTCCGTGATTTATGGCTATGGAAATGGTCAAAACGCCCAACAATACATGGAATATGTTTGAAAGTGTTccatttgaagtatttttactagaaatattttatttaattttttttttggaaaattaatcaGTGTTTTTATGTGaaacattataaatgattttttagatttttaaaagtattttctaaaatttgtgaaatattaaaaaaaaaaaaaacatattttatgttaaaagctttttctaaaattactactaaatgaactcttaaaataatttgaccTAGAATAAGTTCCTATTTActaattaaacaattttttaataataaatagtttaggtaaaaatattatttttttgttgattaaataataaaaaaatatatgttaaaatatttaatgctATGTTTAATTCAAGGAAagtagtaaaaagaaaagaaaaaaaaaacatatgaaaaaaaataattttctcatatttgatttatcctaaaaaaattattaaaattaattataaatttatatatttttaaattatttaattttatataaaagtaaaaaataaaataaaatatataaacattttattaattttaaatttctttttattttccttttttctattttcccaaATTTACATGTTATGCCATCttttaaaaatggattaatGTTCGTAATCTCCCGCAAAGATAAAATTGCATAAAATCAACGATAGCCAAGTTTAACAATATGCAGCGTGTTGACCACGCCCATAGAAGTCGCGTGAAGCTTCAATAGCGTGAAAAGCTTTCCCTCTACCTTGGCGGTTCGAATGCCATTCCAAAGAAGCCACAGGTCCAAACAACAATGGCTTCCTCCTCCTCGTCCTcgtcctcctcctcctcttcttcttcttcttcttcttcttcattattATGAAACAAAGGCCAGTTCCATTGTAGCCCCATAGCCCTCAAACATCTACGTGATGTGAGCAATCTCTGAGGACAACAGTTATGGCGGTAGAGTTTGTTCATGGACCCAACTTTTGCTTCTCTTCAACACCTTCAAGAGTACTTTCCATCCCTTTTTAACTATTATCTTCCTgcggtttttattttttgggatgtTTGGAATTCAAAGTGGGTTTTGGGTTGGTTTGTTTTGTAAAGCAGGGGATTGTTTTGTCAGTAAAgtttgttcttttatttgtattcacTGGGTTTTAGTGCTGCTTAgtgtgtttttgttgttttgatgTGGGCTTTCATTATTTGAATCTCTTGTGATGATTTGAAGGACATGCTATCTGAGTTATGTATATTATGGGaatttttttctgaaattgatttatttttagtgtTGCTCCTTTATGATTATCCAGATTTCTAGGTCATTTTCGTAGAGATTTTGTTGTGATGTTCTTTGGCTTCTGATTGTGCATCCTTTCTCTTAGGAAGAGGGACATTTTGATGAACAATTCTCAGGTCAAGAGGCAGAGGCTGAATCATGATGACACAGATAGGATTAATAGTTTACCTGATGGTGTTCTCATCCACATGCTCTCCTTTCTTCCAACTGCTGACGCTGTTCGCACGTGCATACTATCGAAAAGATGGGAATTCCTCTGGACTTATCTCAGAAACATTAACTTTGATGATAGGTTGTACTTAGGCGAAGTGAATATGTGGAACCCGCAACCAGGATTAACTCGATTCTTGGATGGAATAGGAGATGAACTAGTTTCCCAATTCATGTTTGATATGAAAAAGCTCCGTCTTTCATTTCGAGTCTTCTTTGATGCCATTCGTGTCCATAATTGGCTGGTGTCTGCAATCTTGCGTAAGGTTCTAGATGTTGATCTCTGCCTGTTTGTAGGAGAGCCTTTTATTCTGCCCCAAATGGTTTTTGTTTCTACATCCCTTACAGTTCtgaaaatagaaatgaattcAGTCCTTCAGCTCCCTCGAGACATTTCTCTTCCATGCCTCAAAACATTGTGCCTATCTCTTGTCACTTTTTCAGGCACAAAATTAACCCAAAAACTGTTCTCTAGCTGTCCAGTACTGGAGGACCTAGCTTTAGTGGATTGTGAATGGCTTTTTATAAGGAGTGTCACAATTTCTATTCCAACTCTAAAGACCCTGAAGATGGATGAACTACCATGCTTTGGATCGACAGATAGCATAAATGATTGTCAAatcaagatctatggtgaaaaTCTTGTATCCCTCAAGTACAATGGCAGTCTGTCAAATGACATTTTTCTGTATAACATATCTTCTCTAGTTGTTGCATATATCGACATTCCGAATCTGTATAAAATGGATAGAGAAATTGCTCGCCGTGGAGCTAAGTTACTTAGAGGTCTTGGGAATGCCCAATATGTGAGAATGTCGAATGGAGCCATTGAGGTGCAGTTTCTTCACTTTATAGACATTGAATTCTTCTCTTTTGATGTTTATATTTGTACTATGTCATATTAAgctgtgttttgttttttccctaTGCAGTCTGTC
This window contains:
- the LOC117909360 gene encoding F-box/LRR-repeat protein At4g14103-like isoform X3; translation: MAVEFVHGPNFCFSSTPSRRDILMNNSQVKRQRLNHDDTDRINSLPDGVLIHMLSFLPTADAVRTCILSKRWEFLWTYLRNINFDDRLYLGEVNMWNPQPGLTRFLDGIGDELVSQFMFDMKKLRLSFRVFFDAIRVHNWLVSAILRKVLDVDLCLFVGEPFILPQMVFVSTSLTVLKIEMNSVLQLPRDISLPCLKTLCLSLVTFSGTKLTQKLFSSCPVLEDLALVDCEWLFIRSVTISIPTLKTLKMDELPCFGSTDSINDCQIKIYVVAYIDIPNLYKMDREIARRGAKLLRGLGNAQYVRMSNGAIESVFLAENFLDHLPIFRKLVHLKLNMVIGACTIGALMDLFQRSPNLESIIFSKGIDDDLDIRDDVWKLKYAPECLFSHLKTIDLHWFRGIKTEINLLKLVLKFAPVLERINIHCSKILLQDMNKRNEIFKQLLMLEDGPRVCTIVFL
- the LOC117909360 gene encoding F-box/LRR-repeat protein At4g14103-like isoform X1, translating into MAVEFVHGPNFCFSSTPSRRDILMNNSQVKRQRLNHDDTDRINSLPDGVLIHMLSFLPTADAVRTCILSKRWEFLWTYLRNINFDDRLYLGEVNMWNPQPGLTRFLDGIGDELVSQFMFDMKKLRLSFRVFFDAIRVHNWLVSAILRKVLDVDLCLFVGEPFILPQMVFVSTSLTVLKIEMNSVLQLPRDISLPCLKTLCLSLVTFSGTKLTQKLFSSCPVLEDLALVDCEWLFIRSVTISIPTLKTLKMDELPCFGSTDSINDCQIKIYGENLVSLKYNGSLSNDIFLYNISSLVVAYIDIPNLYKMDREIARRGAKLLRGLGNAQYVRMSNGAIESVFLAENFLDHLPIFRKLVHLKLNMVIGACTIGALMDLFQRSPNLESIIFSKGIDDDLDIRDDVWKLKYAPECLFSHLKTIDLHWFRGIKTEINLLKLVLKFAPVLERINIHCSKILLQDMNKRNEIFKQLLMLEDGPRVCTIVFL
- the LOC117909360 gene encoding F-box/LRR-repeat protein At4g14103-like isoform X2, with amino-acid sequence MDPTFASLQHLQEKRDILMNNSQVKRQRLNHDDTDRINSLPDGVLIHMLSFLPTADAVRTCILSKRWEFLWTYLRNINFDDRLYLGEVNMWNPQPGLTRFLDGIGDELVSQFMFDMKKLRLSFRVFFDAIRVHNWLVSAILRKVLDVDLCLFVGEPFILPQMVFVSTSLTVLKIEMNSVLQLPRDISLPCLKTLCLSLVTFSGTKLTQKLFSSCPVLEDLALVDCEWLFIRSVTISIPTLKTLKMDELPCFGSTDSINDCQIKIYGENLVSLKYNGSLSNDIFLYNISSLVVAYIDIPNLYKMDREIARRGAKLLRGLGNAQYVRMSNGAIESVFLAENFLDHLPIFRKLVHLKLNMVIGACTIGALMDLFQRSPNLESIIFSKGIDDDLDIRDDVWKLKYAPECLFSHLKTIDLHWFRGIKTEINLLKLVLKFAPVLERINIHCSKILLQDMNKRNEIFKQLLMLEDGPRVCTIVFL